The nucleotide sequence CAAGTCGCATCATTTCAGCCTGAATCAAGATTATTTACACCGACACCTGTTTGGAGAGGTATTACAAAAAGCAGAGTAGACTATGAAAATACTTAACTCTTGAGATGAAGTAAGATTCAAGCTTATTTCCTCATACAGTAGCAAAAGAAATCACCTGACACTATTAGACAGATAAACTCTCCAGATCTATTCTTACAACAAGCTCAAGTGGAATCTGCAAACTCAGTGAGATTACTCGTTGAGATGAAAACCTTTTACAGTGTGGTGTTCCAGTTTCTAAGGATGACAGCATACAGATGAGAGCATGGTCGTGGCTGGAGACGCCCATCTCCCACACACAAAGGCCATTGTACCAGCTggtgacaacaacaaacaaaaacacaatgtgctCTTATTTGGTTCGGCACCTCCCAACAAAAAGAGGAATGTTTCGCTGGAGATTAAGAGCACTCAGAGTTGCCAGCACTGCACTTTTACAAgaggtgagattttttttttctccattcaaAGTGAACAACAGATGGCGAATTCTGTGAATCAACAGCACctcacatttcacattaaacagTGGTTCTGTCACCTTCTTGGGACAAACATCCATCTCTTCTCATCGTTCCCACTTTCTCATCACCTAAAAAGCCTTTCACGCCTACATATCTTTACACTCCACACCTGAACTTAAAGGAGTAGTTTGGGAAACACACTTACATCCCAAAAAACGATACCTTTTAACACAATTTAACACATTTCCAGTATTTAGTCACCTTCCTCCTGACTAAAACCATCTGACTCATCTCTCGCTTTACTTCCCAGTACCACCTCAAAACCGTTCCCTCGCTTTCATCTTCCCAACCCACTGCGGTCAAACATTTCCAGTAATTACTCATTCCACTGGAACCACACCAGCTTGTTTTAAATAATCATCCTCTCCTGCCACAATCAGCGCTTCCTTATAAGACATGTGAGCACAttatttacataaaaatataaagtaagTCCAGcgcataaataataataacaataataagcCTATAAGAATAACATTAAGAATACAAAACGAAGTGAGCAGAGAGTGAGCAGCATGCCCTGAGATGAAAACAACAGGAATATAGGACTTCAGACAGCCTGACCCAACTGGACTATTGGAGCTTTTTAATGAAAGGACACTGAATGGCTTTGGTGAGAAACACAGTGAACCTTTCAAGGACAAGCAAACATACAGACTATCAGAAATAGCTCCCCTTTTGCTTATCAGTTCCATACGTGTGCTTATGAAGCAAGTGCTAAAGTCATGGTTCTCGTCTTCTGCTTAACAAAGAGGAACTTACTGTACAGCTCAGTGAGGAAATCATTTGAGTAAGTGCGGGTGTGGCATGTGAACAACTGCATGAGTCACTAGTTTTTTCAGCCGGTACAGTTTCATGTTTCTATCTTACTAAAGGATATAAATGAATGCCATGAATACCATTGTTTGTTGCTCACGTTGAGCCTACCTGTCAAAGCAGCTTCTTCCAAAAAGCCTTGCAGTTCTTTGGAAGGGGACTATGCTATGTTTGGAGTTATTTAAGAGAGTTTTATTTAAAACTCTGAGCTAAATTTAATCCCTCATGCTGTCTCGGACATGGAGAAAATGACAGTTTGACTatgctggggagaggggcaCCTGAAGTACTtggctcagcctgctgcccctgccaCCCAGCCTCGGATAAAGCAGTTGAAAATGCAATGGAAAAACTATGCAAACATAGAAGTAATGTTATATACTCATGTGTAATTCTGCCCTTCtgctggttgtttttaaagtcgAGAGGCAGCTTGGATGTGAAATACAGCAGCACGTTTTATAAACCTAAAATTTAATTGTGACTGAATGACATGAACCCAACCACAGAGCCTAGAGGTTCAGTCAAAAGGTTTCCCATAATGCTGCAGATCAGCTGTCCCTAATTCTCGTCAACATGCAAATAAAGACATAATGACACTTCCTCATTGCGGAGGTGCTCATCTCGATATCACACATTTCTGCTGAAGCACAGATGACTAAGAACACTTAACCATAAACTTTAAGGCAGAACGTTATAAACTTTGTTAAGGTTTCTGGAGAAAATAGATTTAAAATGCACCAGAGAATTGCATAGATTTCCCTAGAAATACTCCACACTAGCCTTCATCAGTACAGACACAACACAGAGTGGGCTTATGAAGTCCTTTGAAAATACCAGAGACTTTAACAAGGTATTAAATACTTGAggttaaacacacactgcattaaTTGAGACATACTGTACAATTTTCGCACTTTTTAACAGCAATGGATCAGTGACAGATAAAAAATTTAGCTTGTTATCTTTGGTCTGAGTGGGCCATCTTGAAATTCTGCAAATTAGTGGAACAGAAACACAATCTAAGTACTTCTGAGTGGTGGGTAGCAGACAGCCTTAAAATTTTTTAAAAGCTCACTTAAATTCCACCCGCTTTTTCAAAAGTCACCGTCTGTGGGTGTTTCCTCCTCGGAGCGGAACCTTTTTGCGTGAGAGTGAGGTGAGTCACGGAAGTTCTCCTTGTTTTCTGGGTCCTCGGGTAGAGCTGCCCATTTGATGCCGCAGCTCCTGTCGCGGATGGTGCGGGTAGGAGCGGGTTCAGGGCTCAGACAGAGCTGCCACAGCCAGGGGTGGCTCATACACTCTGCAGCGCTGGGCCGGTCCCTGTGGTCAGAGCACAGCATTAAACACTTCTAGCAGTCTGCAgctaaatattatttttattacccATTAATATGCTGGTTATATTTTTGATTATTCAATGAATCATTTGGTCTaagaaatgacagaaaattacataaaaaaagaaaagccaatCAAACTTTCCAAGAGCCCACAGTGACCAAACTTATTCCTGTATGAATACAATCTACATTAAACAAAAATTCAACTcactacttttgtttttgttcctttcACAGGTTTAAGACTAGATTATTTAAGATCTAagaattttttaaatatttaatagatatatttctctcaaatgttggtcacaaatttgttaaaatccataTCAGTGAGAACTTCTTCTTTTCCAAGATAGATAAGCCACACCTGTCATGAGGATACCAGACACGTGTGActtatcaagatgctgattactacacaggtgtgccttggtttaagtttaagttttaagtttatttactttattaatccccctgaggggaaattcaatgttttcactcttgcttgtcaattacacacaggtctgaaagacacacacatgcacaaacaggacctatacatgcacaaagtggagagatctcagagtgagggggctgcccttggtgaggcgccccgagcagttggggggttcggtgtcttgctcaagggcacctcggcagtgcccaggaggtgaactggcacctctccagtcaccagtccatgctccatattttggtccggacggggactccaacaggcgaccctccggttcccaacccaagtccctatggactgagctactgccggtGGTCATAATTAAAGGACATTctaaaatgtgacatttgatcacacaacacaatgacacagatgTCACACGTTTTTAAAGGATCATGTCATTGGCAAAACAGAGTGCAGGAAATGTCCACCAGAGCCGATGCTCGTTAACTGATTGTCATTTCACTACCAGAAACTGTCTCCGGTGTTGTTTTCAgtaatttggcagtacatccaatcACCCTCACAACTGcaaagcacatgtagacacACCAGCCCCAGACCTCCACATACagtgtcttcacctgcaagatcatctgagaccagccacaAACCATCAGAAAACGTCTCTAGGGAGCTCATCTGCAAGTTCATTGTGCTCAAtagggtcttgacctgacagcagttctTCATTTTAACTGATTTGTTCTATTGCGTGGTTGGTTGGATATAAGGCCAAATTCAGGGAAATGACTTTGGAGACATTTTATGgtggtgaaatgaacattcagctctggtggacattcttGCAGTCACCATGCTAATAGTACGCTGCCTtaaaacttgtgacatctgtgtcattgtgttgtcacattttagagtggccttttattgtgaccatcccaaggcacacctgtgtagagaaaatgctgttaaatcagcatcttgataagTCACACCTGtaaggtggatggattatcttgaaaaaGGCgtgctcactaacatggattttaaGACATTTGTGACCAAACTTAGTAAAACAGAGAAATTATGTCTGGAGGTGGTGTACTTGCTTCATCAGCACATTCATATGAACAAAAAGATATTTGTGTTAGGGATGCACAGATTTATCGGCCAAATATCAGTATCAGCTGTAATTCGCCTTGTCAACTAGCATCAGCCTAtctgcaaataagatgacattcactggTGGCAGTGGCCGATGATTTTCTGTTGTATCACATCAATTTTGCAAAAAGCAGGGCTCAAGGCTAACAGTCTCCTGTCATCCCAGggacaacagaaaacatgtctGGGATGAACAGAGTTCTCCCCTGAAAGACCGCTGGGATGAAAGGACGCAGTGAACTCACTATCGACACGTTAAGGGACGCacctattgtttccctgataatgctacattgtgaactaTTAATCCatgttgacatcagcaggagggAAACTAGTCAACATTAGCTGTTGGCTGTTAGTTATTAGCAGCTGCTGATCTGCGTGAATTCTTCATACGGGAGCATAGCTGGTCCAAAGTAAAATATTAAGTGACGGTTGGGGCTGCCTTGTGGAAAACCATCTCATCCTTTTGTCTACAGCTCCGTGCTAACATTCCATTTTGATTTCACTCAAACGAAATCACTTAACTGTGTTTCTGTTCAGGGAGGAGTTTGAGTTCACACACTGTCTTTTACTCACTCTGGTGCTTTGACCAGCAGCTTGCGGATGAAGTCCACAGCCAGCTCAGACACCCTGGAGAAGGTCTCCCTGCTGTAGTCCACATTGACCTGGGACACGTTCAGGTACGTTTCCTGCTTGTCGTCCCCGGCAAACGGAGACTCGCCCGTCACCAGCATGTAGGCTATAACCCCCACGCTCCtgaggaacacacacatacaccaatGACACAGTGAAAACATGTACAGGAGTGCCTGTGGGCTGAATACCAGAGGGCACACAGGGTGGCTCATTTAGTAAATGACTCTATAAAAAAGCCCTATTTCATAATTTAGGCCGCCACAAACATGAGAACAAAGGTGACCACTAAAATAATTATCCAAACTGTAAACAGCTATTAGCTTTTGCAGAATTACTTTGTGGTTTTACACTGCAATGGATCACCTTCATttacagagttcaaatgatagAAATGACGGTCACATGCTCTTTCAAATCACCACAATGACGTCACTGTCATTTAAACAAGAATGGACTTACCACAGGTCAGTCGCTGTTGTGATTGGCTCATAATTCAGGACCTCAGGAGctggatgaaaaataaaaagtcctTTGTCATTCAATATTGCAAGAATGTCTTCTTGTCATTTCCTCTATCAATGCATACCTCATTTTACCACTACTGGCTTTGGAGttatgttttgtctttgttgtttctgTGTTATCTATTTtagaaatgtacaaaacaaccacatttaaCCCACAAAGGAGCTGCCAGAGGAAAATTTACATGGGAAGGCtaaacatgaaataaacaaaacaagacaggcCGAGGTTTCAAGGTCTGTGTCACAGCAGGGTTGTATTTAAAAGGTAATGCCTTCCTCTATAAGCATAGGAAAATCATGCTAATGATAAAAACTTAATGTCGTACACTAGAggtatttattttctctgacaCCTACAAAGGCATTTCATTAGCATTACACAAGATAGGTTTCACTCAAGATGAGTTTTTCTGACTCTTACTAGCTTTCATGTGGTTATGCTGGTGATGGCTGCTCCTGTCTGATGTCTTTGAGAAATCAAAGCATGTTTTATGAAAATCACCTTACCCACGTATTCAGGTGTGCCAAGAATCTCTCGGAGCTCTCCAACCGCACCCAATCTGCGTGCCAGGCCAAAGTCTACAATCTTAATGTCTCCTGGAGGAGTCAGGCTGGTAAGGAGAATGTTCTGCGgctaaaaaagaaacaaagaggaaaCACATGGTGAACATCACGGAGAGACCTCTGGAAAGTACTGGAAAGTCGCACTACTGGAAAGTCACACTTAAAACTTATTGTGAAACTTAAATAGCTCAAGTTCCCTTTGAAcactttctctatcattttgcTCTCCAGGGGAGAGGTGTTTACCTTTCTGTAACGTGATTATTTGTTTGAGTGCTGAAAATATATTGACCATATGACACTGTGTAAACACTGCTATTACTCAATTATTGTATCATTCTCTACAAGAGAACACTCAGTACTTTCTCCTTTTGTTTACACCAAACACACCAATGTATTTGGTGATGATGAAGCCAATCAGCATCTACtgtatatggaaataaattgcCATGTAAAATTTCTGGCGCTAGTTAAGTTTAGATTGGCTTCATTGTAAATGCCTTAAACATGAGGATCCATCCACAACTGTGGCCTGGTAACAAAGCCTTCATTTACACAgcccccttttacactgcctcttcaaggagGGGAATTTCATGTCTGTTATGCTGCCTCGCCagtctgtataaaaggtatgaGGGCAGGGGGgatagagttgtcttgcctttaagccaGCATCGGTGGTAGTAACAGCACCGAAACAAGGTCTGtataaatgggacagccagcaggacgggatcatgtaCGAcatgggtgtgacattttgataacGTGTTACGTATGCGACCCACCACGGgatatttaaaaagcagcttatagcagttagtggctaactcaaagaagaggaacagcagccaaaaatgtctgcaaattggacaaacaatgaggtccgggagctccttaccctccgaacagaggacaagatcagccacAGTATCATAGCagcagtaaatgattgttattgtcatgttaatgtgattgttattgtttataaaatgcTGCAGATGCATATGTTATACGTCACACTATGGGCCATCGCAGTTAATGTCATGCCTGTCATGCCTATTTTGATTCTGtgatgctggcatgctgtctaaaatcaaacactggagcagcatggTGGTGTTGCTGTTGTGTAAAAATACAATGGCAGCATGAAGAAGCGACTTAGTAACAGACCTATAGTGTAATCTCTGTGCGAAAAGGGCTAATGTTACAGAAGTGTAAAAATCACCCATTTTAAAACCTGCTTTCCCAATCTGCCCTGGGTGAAGGGCTCTGTTACCACCTAAAATCCTAGTTGTAGGCTTTACTGTGTCATGAAGCAAGGAAATTGGGGTTTTGAGTCCACAACtgctctaaaaaaaaatacacagccaAGCACTTAAGGGGGAAGTTTGTGGTGAAGCAAGTGAACATGTAAAAATAGATTCCCTCAACTCCAGCTACATTAATGCATgtgattttctgtgtgtgtgtgtgtgtgcagacctTCAGATCTAAGTGCACCAGGTTGctctggtggaggtggtggattCCCTCCAGTGTTTGCCTCATCAGACGAGTGACCTGGGCCTCTGGCAGCAGCTCTTCAGACACACAGTGGTCAAATATCTCTCCACCGGCAGCACTGGGCAAAGAGAATACACACtgttaacacacagacacacacacagacacacactgttcATGAAATGCTCATCTACTAAAATGTCCAAAGGCAGTAATACCACACAATTCTGTGACTCTGAAAAATTAAAACTATACTTTTcctctagattgttttggtgagttggagatatcggctgtagagatgtctgccatctcTCCAATATAACTAGATGGCGCtactatatttgaaaaactcaacagcaatatctCTTTTTAGagatcatgacccagttactaaAGATAATCCTCAGACCTCATTGtgggcagtttcatgtaggaactattttctctctgccaaactacacccgccaactacTTCACCATGTAGAAGCAAGTGTGAATCtgctcatgg is from Epinephelus moara isolate mb chromosome 7, YSFRI_EMoa_1.0, whole genome shotgun sequence and encodes:
- the stk17b gene encoding serine/threonine-protein kinase 17B; the encoded protein is MSRRRLDSRSGPAAGLLSEIQTPISTDPVESVYEITGELGRGKFAVVKRCVEKATGKVFAAKFLRKRRRGRDCRAEVIHEVAVLETARNNARVVNLHAAYETDHDIVLVLEYAAGGEIFDHCVSEELLPEAQVTRLMRQTLEGIHHLHQSNLVHLDLKPQNILLTSLTPPGDIKIVDFGLARRLGAVGELREILGTPEYVAPEVLNYEPITTATDLWSVGVIAYMLVTGESPFAGDDKQETYLNVSQVNVDYSRETFSRVSELAVDFIRKLLVKAPEDRPSAAECMSHPWLWQLCLSPEPAPTRTIRDRSCGIKWAALPEDPENKENFRDSPHSHAKRFRSEEETPTDGDF